From the Eleutherodactylus coqui strain aEleCoq1 chromosome 7, aEleCoq1.hap1, whole genome shotgun sequence genome, one window contains:
- the LOC136572538 gene encoding uncharacterized protein yields the protein MQEEKTSLMAEIRSVVREEVQSSLSDLQPGSGVTRRSVPAVSESDSDIAENVDFDGEVTQEDKKYLFSTADMDQLLKAVRRTMQVEEDVQQPRTVQEDMFAGLLPQQKSSFPVNATLKQLILNEWESVDQAPLIPREFKERLLFPGDEVSFLDEIPKVDTAIAMVSRKSGLPFEDTSHLKDPLDHKVDTSMRKAWSTSGLIMKANIAATSVARSMAIWLDQFAALVDQKAPREEFASGIPLLRMATGFLADASMETVRLGARMAALSNTARRAVWVKEWSGDAASKNRLCTLPFRGGRIFGPDLDRLLEKAADKSHGLPATRPPKRPFTPHPSSTYAGKGKTGRWSYPKGGRGKTLTFVPQPILSGPVGGRLARYSNSWRSITTNEWVLHLVAEGYRIELLSRPPDRFMITPTQSPGLEQALLEGIRNLQGLGAIIPVPKKEQGKGFYSPLFLVPKPDGSHRTIINLKQLNKFIEYRRFKMETIRTATPLIARDNVMATIDLKDAYFHIPIYANSQKFLRFALRVEGEIRHFQFVCLPFGISSAPRIFSKVVMEMVAFLRNQGVMIIPYLDDFLLVADSPSTLRSHLESTLQLFKELGWIVNESKSNMEPETRKKFLGVILDSSLQNSSLPPLRKHLIIEECSNLYKKHRVTIRDAMRILGLMTSCIGVVPWAQFHSRGLQSLILRNWDKLQASLDQTIPISAEARASLRWWVSSDNLSQASDWNLDPAVIITTDASAKGWGAHFEGGYVQGAWDVHEKASSSNFRELKAVWKSLRSLQTRLVAKHVRIFSDNMTTVSLIRHQGTTRNPPLQRLAGRILQWAEGTTKSLSAFHIRGAENSAADFLSRRKVDPGEWELHPEVFSLLVEKWGVPEVDLFASSANTKCRLFFSRGAEKQALGTDALSHPWDWDLAYAFPPLPLIPLLLRKLLQSTLTVIFVAPYWPKRPWFPLLRSLSVGEPFHLPTRPDLLSQGPLLYPEVHKFRLTAWSLSG from the coding sequence atgcaggaggaaaaaacttcccttatggccgaaattcggtcagtcgtccgagaagaagtgcagtcctccctctcggacctccaacctggttccggggttacacgcaggtcggttccggcggtgtctgagtctgactccgacatagcggaaaatgtggattttgacggggaagtgacgcaggaggacaagaaatatcttttctctaccgcggacatggatcaactgctgaaagcagtacgcaggaccatgcaggtggaggaagacgtgcagcaaccccgcacagtccaggaggatatgttcgcggggttactcccgcaacaaaaatcttcattccccgtaaacgccacactcaagcagctgatcctaaatgagtgggagagcgtggatcaggctccgctaatccccagggaatttaaagaacgcctgttatttccgggagatgaagtgtcctttttggacgagatacctaaagtcgatactgcaattgccatggtatccagaaagtccgggttgccctttgaggatacatcccacttaaaggacccgttggaccataaggtggacacatccatgcgtaaagcctggtccacctccggtctcatcatgaaagctaacatcgcggccacttccgtggctcgttccatggcaatctggttggaccaattcgcagccctagtcgaccaaaaagcccctagggaggagttcgcaagcggcatccctctgctgcgaatggcaacagggttcctggcagatgcttcgatggaaacagtccgcctcggagcccgcatggcagccctatcgaacaccgccagaagggcagtgtgggtgaaagagtggtcaggggacgctgcgtccaaaaataggctatgtaccctaccgttccggggcgggcgtatattcggaccagacctggatcgtctgctggagaaagcagctgacaagagtcacggactgcctgccaccagaccacccaagagacccttcacccctcatccctcgtctacgtacgccgggaagggaaagaccggaagatggtcttatccaaagggcggaaggggtaagactttaacttttgtccctcagcccatactttcgggcccggtagggggtagactggctcgctattccaatagctggcgtagtattacaactaatgagtgggtactgcacctagtggcggaggggtacaggatcgagctactatcccgccccccggacaggtttatgataaccccaacccagtctccaggcctagaacaggctctgttggagggcatACGGAACCTACAGGGTCTCGGCGCGATTATCCCAGTTcctaagaaggaacagggaaaaggcttctattcccccctctttctggttcccaaaccagacggctcccaccgcaccattatcaatttaaaacaactgaataaattcattgaatataggagattcaaaatggaaaccattagaactgcaactcctttaattgccagggataacgtaatggctacaatagaccttaaggatgcctattttcatatccctatttacgccaactcacaaaaattcctgaggtttgcgctgagggtggagggggaaatccgccacttccagttcgtctgcctaccatttggaatctcctcggctccgcgaattttttccaaggtcgtgatggaaatggtggccttcttacgaaaccagggtgtcatgatcatcccctacttagacgacttcctgttggtggcagattccccatctactctgagatcacacttggagtccacattgcagttatttaaggagcttggctggattgttaacgagtcaaaatccaacatggagccagaaaccaggaagaaattcctgggtgtcattctggattccagtctacaaaattcgtcccttcctcccctaagaaaacatcttatcatagaagaatgttccaacctatataaaaaacatagggtaacgataagagacgcaatgcggatcctgggactaatgacttcgtgcatcggcgtggtcccctgggcccaattccacagtcgcggactccagtcactaattctccggaattgggacaagttgcaggcttcgcttgatcagacaatccctatttctgcggaagccagagcttctctccgttggtgggtgtcgtcggacaacctgtctcaggcatccgattggaatttggacccggccgtaataatcacgaccgatgccagcgccaaagggtggggggcccactttgaaggcggttatgtacagggggcctgggacgttcacgagaaagctagctcatcgaactttagggagcttaaagctgtatggaaatccctgcgtagcctgcaaacacgattagtggcgaaacatgtgaggatcttctcagacaatatgacaacagtatcactcattcgccaccagggtaccaccaggaatcctccactacaacgactggcggggcggatccttcaatgggcggaaggcacaacaaagtccctatcggcctttcatataagaggagccgagaactcagccgcggactttttaagcagaaggaaagtggacccaggagagtgggaactccatccagaggtgttcagccttcttgtggagaagtggggggtaccagaagtagacctctttgcgtcaagcgcaaacaccaaatgccggcttttcttttccagaggcgcagagaaacaggccctgggcacggacgctctctctcacccctgggattgggacctagcgtatgcctttccccctctaccactaatcccgcttctgctaaggaaattactgcagtcaaccctaacagtaatttttgtagcaccatattggcccaaaagaccgtggttccccctcctgagatccctgtcagtgggagagcccttccaccttccaacaagaccggacctactatcgcagggccctcttctttacccggaagttcacaagttcaggcttacggcctggagcttgagcgggtaa